One Pseudonocardia sediminis DNA window includes the following coding sequences:
- a CDS encoding transposase produces MGRRSKYPEEFRRNAAQLALDGGRSIREVARELGVNHETLRNWVESLRRERRDGPAAVTGEERAELARLRRRVAELELEKEVLRKAAVFFARETDR; encoded by the coding sequence ATGGGGCGTCGAAGTAAGTATCCCGAAGAGTTCCGACGCAACGCCGCTCAGCTGGCGCTGGACGGCGGCCGTTCAATCCGGGAAGTGGCCCGCGAGCTCGGGGTGAACCACGAGACCCTGCGCAACTGGGTCGAGTCGCTGCGCCGGGAACGCCGCGACGGGCCGGCCGCGGTGACCGGAGAAGAGCGGGCCGAGCTAGCCCGGTTGCGGCGCCGGGTCGCCGAGCTCGAGCTGGAGAAGGAGGTTCTGCGAAAAGCCGCGGTCTTCTTCGCCCGGGAGACAGACCGGTGA
- a CDS encoding IS3 family transposase codes for MTRETIYGFIAAEKTTYPVRLLCRVLSVSSSAFYDWMRRGRPLISDDDFADAYDADQLHTAWHEHRRTYGARRLTAEIVDRGHCWNRKRVARLMTVAGIEGIHRRRHGKKRSRVGAGSVAPDLVQRQFHAQAPDRLWVADITYLRTWEGFLYLAVVVDACSRRVVGWAMADHLRRELVLDAVGMALHQRRPAAGLLHHSDHGTQYTSIDFGRALRTCGVIASMGSVGDAFDNAMAESFFATLKEELVYRRAWPTRHEMEMEVFSFLEGFYNPLRRHSRLGNLSPAAYERHLTTQHEVSG; via the coding sequence GTGACCCGAGAGACGATCTACGGATTCATCGCCGCGGAGAAGACCACCTATCCCGTCCGTCTCCTGTGCCGGGTCCTGAGCGTGAGCTCGTCGGCGTTCTACGACTGGATGCGCCGCGGCAGACCGCTGATCAGCGACGATGACTTCGCTGACGCCTACGACGCCGACCAGCTGCACACCGCCTGGCACGAGCACCGCCGCACCTACGGCGCGCGCCGGCTCACTGCCGAGATCGTCGATCGCGGCCACTGCTGGAACCGCAAGAGGGTTGCCCGGCTGATGACAGTGGCCGGGATCGAGGGCATCCACCGCCGCCGTCACGGCAAGAAGCGCTCACGCGTGGGCGCCGGGTCAGTGGCTCCGGACCTGGTCCAGCGCCAATTCCACGCCCAGGCCCCGGACCGGCTATGGGTCGCCGACATCACCTACCTACGGACCTGGGAGGGCTTCCTCTATCTGGCCGTGGTCGTTGACGCGTGCAGCCGCCGGGTCGTGGGCTGGGCGATGGCTGATCACCTGCGCCGTGAGCTGGTCCTCGACGCCGTCGGGATGGCCTTGCATCAACGCCGTCCGGCCGCGGGCCTGCTCCACCACAGCGATCACGGGACCCAGTACACCTCGATCGATTTCGGGCGGGCGCTGCGCACCTGCGGGGTGATCGCCTCGATGGGCAGCGTCGGAGACGCGTTCGACAACGCGATGGCCGAAAGCTTCTTCGCCACGCTCAAGGAGGAGCTGGTCTATCGCCGGGCCTGGCCGACCCGCCATGAGATGGAGATGGAGGTGTTCTCGTTCCTCGAAGGCTTCTACAACCCGTTGCGCCGTCACTCCCGACTGGGCAACTTGAGCCCCGCCGCCTACGAACGACATCTCACGACACAGCACGAGGTGTCCGGCTGA
- a CDS encoding septum formation family protein, producing the protein MVAASVLDRALTSGLTVGFSASQIVSSSLPSDPGVCIVWSKADTSDARMTDCNEPHNFEQAGTVDLSGSDISEPSANDWQQIASRECPAIVSDYLGGEVSPEAQRSRVFALVPTNSAWRDGDKLVRCGISN; encoded by the coding sequence ATGGTTGCGGCTTCGGTCCTCGACCGAGCATTGACGTCGGGTCTAACAGTTGGATTCAGCGCGTCACAGATCGTCTCTTCATCTCTCCCCTCCGACCCTGGGGTCTGTATTGTCTGGTCGAAGGCTGATACTTCAGATGCGCGCATGACTGACTGCAATGAGCCGCACAACTTTGAGCAAGCTGGGACTGTGGATCTCTCTGGGTCGGACATATCGGAGCCCTCAGCGAATGATTGGCAGCAGATCGCGAGTCGGGAGTGTCCTGCAATAGTCTCAGACTATCTCGGAGGGGAAGTGAGCCCCGAAGCACAGCGTTCACGAGTTTTCGCTCTAGTTCCGACGAACTCGGCATGGAGGGACGGCGACAAGCTCGTCCGCTGTGGGATATCAAACTGA
- a CDS encoding GntR family transcriptional regulator has translation MATVLPRPVPSRRRSGPYENIAASLREAIRSGRLAPGEQLPTMAELAVANSCAVGTAHRAVALIREEGLIDVARGRRAVVLPTPPRADL, from the coding sequence ATGGCGACCGTTCTGCCACGACCTGTGCCCTCACGACGCCGGTCAGGGCCGTACGAAAACATCGCTGCGTCGCTCCGGGAGGCAATCCGCTCCGGACGGCTCGCGCCGGGCGAGCAACTCCCAACGATGGCCGAGCTGGCCGTGGCCAATTCGTGCGCGGTCGGGACAGCTCATCGTGCCGTGGCGCTAATCCGCGAGGAGGGCCTCATCGATGTCGCCCGAGGACGGCGGGCCGTCGTCCTTCCGACACCGCCGCGAGCCGACCTGTAA
- the ppk2 gene encoding polyphosphate kinase 2, whose translation MATTERIPRKIYERELLRLQGELVQLQEWVKASGARVVVVFEGRDAAGKGGVIKRITEHLNPRVARIVALPAPTERERTQWYFQRYVDQLPAAGEIVLMDRSWYNRAGVERVMGFCTEPEYRRFLRQCPAFEDMLIEDGIHLVKFWFSVSDTEQAKRFRERAENPLKQWKLSPMDLESISRWDAYSKAKDDMLVHTDTDRAPWTIVESDDKRRARINAIHHLLTTIPWEPVPRPELVFPERPKDRGTYTRPPREIDHAVPDHAATLLD comes from the coding sequence ATGGCGACGACCGAGCGGATCCCGCGCAAGATCTACGAACGCGAGCTTCTCCGCCTGCAGGGCGAGCTCGTCCAGCTGCAGGAGTGGGTCAAGGCGAGCGGGGCGCGGGTCGTCGTCGTGTTCGAGGGACGTGACGCCGCCGGCAAGGGCGGCGTGATCAAGCGGATCACCGAGCACCTCAACCCCCGCGTCGCGCGCATCGTCGCGCTGCCGGCGCCGACCGAGCGGGAGCGGACGCAGTGGTACTTCCAGCGCTACGTCGACCAGCTGCCCGCGGCCGGTGAGATCGTCCTGATGGACCGCAGCTGGTACAACCGCGCCGGCGTCGAGCGGGTGATGGGGTTCTGCACCGAGCCGGAGTACCGGCGGTTCTTGCGGCAGTGCCCGGCGTTCGAGGACATGCTGATCGAGGACGGGATCCACCTGGTCAAGTTCTGGTTCTCGGTCAGCGACACCGAGCAGGCCAAGCGCTTCCGGGAGCGCGCGGAGAACCCGCTCAAGCAGTGGAAGCTCTCCCCGATGGACCTCGAGTCGATCAGCCGCTGGGATGCCTACTCCAAGGCCAAGGACGACATGCTCGTCCACACCGACACCGACCGGGCGCCGTGGACGATCGTCGAGTCCGACGACAAGCGCCGCGCCCGGATCAACGCCATCCACCACCTGCTGACGACGATCCCGTGGGAGCCGGTCCCCCGCCCGGAGCTCGTCTTCCCCGAGCGCCCGAAGGACCGCGGCACCTACACCCGCCCGCCCCGGGAGATCGACCACGCCGTGCCCGACCACGCCGCGACACTGTTGGACTGA
- a CDS encoding MFS transporter, which produces MRAALIRTRTPLALAALAVGAFAIGTGEFVIMGLLPDVAGGLAVDIPDAGALISAYAIGVVVGAPLLIAASNRFRRKAVLIALMAAYALFNVVSAIAPTYDWVLVARFLSGLPHGAFFGIGAVVAGNLVSPEFRARAMAKMFAGLTLANVAGVPVSTLLGQQLGWRWVFGVVGLIGAVAAVSVAAAVPDVRSAPVRLGQELRALGRRPVWMALLIATVGGAVLFSTYSYITPMLTEVAGFTPTAVTLMLALFGIGMTVGNLVGARLADHATMPTIYGALIADIVLALLFIPALENPVTAIVVMFAFAVSTFMLVPAVQLRIISGAGDAPNLASGANQAAFNVANALGAALGGVVISAGLGYASPNLVAAGLAVAGLGIAIVAGRSDRRDRADAHELVGSTV; this is translated from the coding sequence ATGCGCGCCGCGCTCATTCGTACTCGTACACCGCTTGCGCTCGCCGCCCTGGCGGTCGGCGCGTTCGCCATCGGCACCGGTGAGTTCGTCATCATGGGGCTGCTGCCCGACGTCGCCGGTGGCCTGGCGGTCGACATCCCCGACGCCGGAGCGCTGATCTCGGCCTACGCGATCGGCGTCGTCGTCGGTGCCCCGCTGTTGATCGCGGCCTCGAACCGCTTCCGGCGCAAGGCCGTCCTGATCGCGCTGATGGCGGCGTACGCGCTGTTCAACGTGGTCTCGGCGATCGCGCCGACCTACGACTGGGTCCTGGTGGCCCGGTTCCTGTCCGGCCTGCCGCACGGTGCGTTCTTCGGCATCGGCGCGGTCGTCGCCGGCAACCTCGTCTCCCCGGAGTTCCGGGCGCGGGCGATGGCGAAGATGTTCGCCGGGCTCACGCTGGCCAACGTCGCCGGCGTGCCGGTGTCGACGTTGCTCGGCCAGCAGCTCGGGTGGCGCTGGGTCTTCGGCGTGGTCGGGCTGATCGGCGCGGTCGCGGCGGTCAGCGTCGCGGCCGCGGTGCCGGACGTCCGGTCGGCCCCGGTGCGCCTGGGCCAGGAGCTGCGGGCGCTGGGACGACGCCCGGTGTGGATGGCGCTGCTGATCGCCACCGTGGGCGGGGCGGTGCTGTTCTCCACCTACAGCTACATCACGCCGATGCTGACCGAGGTCGCCGGCTTCACCCCGACCGCGGTGACGCTGATGCTGGCGCTGTTCGGGATCGGCATGACCGTCGGCAACCTCGTCGGCGCGCGCCTGGCCGACCACGCGACGATGCCGACGATCTACGGGGCGCTCATCGCGGACATCGTCCTCGCGCTGCTGTTCATCCCGGCCCTGGAGAACCCGGTCACCGCGATCGTGGTCATGTTCGCGTTCGCCGTGAGCACGTTCATGCTGGTCCCGGCGGTGCAGCTACGCATCATCAGCGGCGCCGGCGACGCGCCGAACCTGGCCTCGGGTGCCAACCAGGCCGCGTTCAACGTCGCCAACGCGCTCGGTGCGGCGCTCGGCGGCGTCGTGATCAGCGCCGGTCTGGGTTACGCCTCGCCGAACCTCGTCGCGGCCGGGCTGGCCGTCGCCGGGCTGGGGATCGCGATCGTCGCGGGACGGTCGGACCGCCGGGACCGGGCCGACGCCCACGAGCTCGTCGGCAGCACCGTCTGA
- a CDS encoding type III PLP-dependent enzyme, which yields MSTAHDTSARRDPSITAGHDGTAPRTPYLILDLAAVRARYRLLSSLVPGARIHYAVKANPAPQVIATLVRAGSCFDVASRPEIELCLSAGARAEDISYGSTVKKCSDIAFAHENGVRRFAFDSLAELHKIAEYAPGADVFGRLRSDGQGSVFPLDGKFGSPAGLVADLLVEARRLGLNPVGVSFHVGSQQLDPYAWGPSIASTAEIFDKVAAAGIRLGVINLGGGLPGTYGPEVPPLAEYGRAIDECLERAFGANRPEVMIEPGRSMVADAGTLHSEVVLVSRRDGSAGARWVYLDVGRFGGLAETEGELIHYPMRTAHDGEPSAPVVLAGPTCDSADVLYRHHPYLLPESLRAGDRVQLLCTGAYTVSYSSVGFNGFGPLTCRCVDSPDAAGA from the coding sequence ATGTCGACCGCCCACGACACGTCGGCCCGCCGTGACCCGTCGATCACCGCGGGACACGACGGCACCGCTCCCCGGACCCCCTACCTGATCCTCGACCTGGCCGCGGTCCGCGCCCGCTACCGGCTGCTGAGCTCGCTCGTCCCCGGTGCGCGGATCCACTACGCGGTGAAGGCCAACCCGGCACCGCAGGTGATCGCGACCCTGGTCCGTGCCGGCTCGTGCTTCGACGTGGCGAGCCGCCCGGAGATCGAGCTCTGCCTGTCGGCCGGCGCGCGGGCCGAGGACATCTCCTACGGCAGCACCGTCAAGAAATGCTCCGACATCGCGTTCGCGCACGAGAACGGCGTGCGCCGATTCGCGTTCGACAGCCTCGCGGAACTGCACAAGATCGCCGAATATGCGCCCGGTGCCGACGTCTTCGGGCGCCTGCGTTCCGACGGGCAGGGCTCGGTGTTCCCGCTCGACGGCAAGTTCGGCAGCCCGGCCGGGCTCGTCGCCGACCTGCTCGTCGAGGCGCGCCGGCTCGGCCTGAACCCGGTCGGGGTGTCGTTCCACGTCGGCTCCCAGCAGCTCGACCCGTACGCGTGGGGTCCCAGCATCGCCTCGACGGCGGAGATCTTCGACAAGGTCGCCGCGGCGGGGATCCGGCTCGGCGTGATCAACCTCGGGGGCGGCCTCCCGGGCACCTACGGCCCGGAGGTCCCGCCGCTGGCGGAGTACGGCCGGGCCATCGACGAGTGCCTGGAGCGTGCGTTCGGCGCCAACCGGCCCGAGGTCATGATCGAGCCGGGCCGGTCGATGGTCGCCGACGCCGGCACCCTGCACAGCGAGGTCGTGCTCGTGTCCCGCCGCGACGGGTCGGCCGGGGCGCGGTGGGTCTACCTCGACGTCGGACGGTTCGGCGGGCTCGCCGAGACCGAGGGCGAGCTGATCCACTACCCGATGCGAACCGCCCACGACGGCGAGCCGTCCGCCCCCGTCGTCCTCGCCGGGCCGACCTGCGACAGCGCCGACGTGCTCTACCGCCACCACCCCTACCTGCTGCCGGAGAGCCTGCGGGCCGGCGACCGGGTCCAGCTTCTGTGCACCGGCGCCTACACGGTGAGCTACTCCTCGGTCGGGTTCAACGGTTTCGGGCCGCTGACCTGCCGGTGCGTGGACTCCCCCGACGCGGCCGGGGCCTGA
- a CDS encoding SGNH/GDSL hydrolase family protein, translating to MGDRGTDGFEYSNLTGRPPGRIISAAGRVFRGIRKVQAQVEPYAHEWEQHNRAALARSGPLWVALGDSMAQGIGASVPWRGWVGQLALEIPQYRLVNLSLSGGRVVDVLRTQLPALEALPAPPDLVTCLIGSNDLMNPKHRANAASGMAEMLERLPVGTVVGNQPGTFDAALEINALIDDAVARRGLVLADLRDPRTRHWRGKLSPDRFHPNDRGYAGIAAVFSEALARR from the coding sequence GTGGGCGACAGGGGGACCGACGGGTTCGAGTACTCGAACCTCACCGGACGCCCACCGGGCCGCATCATCAGCGCCGCCGGGCGGGTGTTCCGCGGGATCCGGAAGGTGCAGGCCCAGGTCGAGCCGTACGCGCACGAGTGGGAGCAGCACAACCGGGCGGCACTGGCCCGGTCCGGGCCGTTGTGGGTGGCGCTCGGCGACTCGATGGCCCAGGGCATCGGGGCCAGCGTGCCGTGGCGGGGCTGGGTCGGGCAGCTGGCGCTGGAGATCCCGCAGTACCGGCTGGTCAACCTCTCGCTCAGCGGCGGCCGGGTCGTCGACGTGCTCCGGACCCAGCTCCCGGCACTGGAGGCGCTCCCCGCGCCGCCCGACCTGGTGACGTGTCTCATCGGCTCGAACGACCTGATGAACCCCAAGCACCGCGCGAACGCCGCGTCCGGGATGGCGGAGATGCTGGAGCGGCTGCCGGTGGGCACGGTCGTCGGCAACCAGCCCGGGACGTTCGACGCCGCACTGGAGATCAACGCCCTGATCGACGACGCCGTCGCCCGCCGCGGCCTGGTGCTCGCCGACCTGCGTGACCCGCGGACCCGGCACTGGCGCGGCAAGCTCTCCCCCGACCGCTTCCATCCCAACGACCGCGGCTACGCCGGCATCGCCGCGGTGTTCTCCGAGGCCCTGGCCCGCCGCTGA
- a CDS encoding NAD(P)-dependent oxidoreductase, giving the protein MTAPTVALLGTGIMGAGMGHNILAAGLSLRVWNRSPEKAQPLVDAGATASQDPAEAVRGADVIVTMLGNADDVRAVMDKAAGGLAKGQVWLQTTTVGVEPLSGLLPIAQEHGLTFLDAPVLGTRQPAETGNLTMFVAGSPDARATVDPVLDAVGQKTVWVADTADGAAASRLKIVANSWVLAVTAATGETISLAQGLGVDPQAFLDAVAGGPLDLPYLQAKSTAILGEDYTPNFTVDNAAKDAGLIVDAGEGADLKLDVAEAVRARLRRASERGHGGDDMAAAYKAS; this is encoded by the coding sequence ATGACCGCACCGACCGTGGCACTGCTGGGAACCGGGATCATGGGCGCCGGGATGGGACACAACATCCTGGCCGCGGGCCTGTCGTTGCGGGTCTGGAACCGCAGCCCGGAGAAGGCGCAACCGCTCGTCGACGCCGGGGCGACCGCCTCGCAGGACCCCGCCGAGGCCGTCCGCGGTGCCGACGTGATCGTGACGATGCTGGGCAACGCCGACGACGTCCGCGCCGTCATGGACAAGGCCGCCGGCGGGCTCGCGAAGGGCCAGGTCTGGCTGCAGACCACGACCGTCGGCGTCGAGCCGCTGAGCGGGCTGCTGCCGATCGCGCAGGAGCACGGCCTGACGTTCCTCGACGCGCCGGTGCTGGGCACGCGCCAGCCCGCCGAGACCGGGAACCTGACGATGTTCGTGGCCGGTTCGCCGGACGCGCGCGCCACCGTCGACCCGGTGCTCGACGCCGTCGGACAGAAGACGGTCTGGGTCGCCGACACCGCCGACGGCGCCGCCGCCAGCCGTCTCAAGATCGTCGCGAACAGCTGGGTGCTGGCTGTGACCGCCGCGACCGGCGAGACGATCTCGCTGGCCCAGGGACTGGGCGTCGACCCGCAGGCGTTCCTCGACGCCGTCGCCGGCGGCCCGCTCGACCTGCCCTACCTGCAGGCCAAGTCGACGGCGATCCTGGGCGAGGACTACACGCCGAACTTCACCGTCGACAACGCGGCCAAGGACGCCGGGCTGATCGTCGACGCGGGGGAGGGCGCGGACCTGAAGCTCGACGTGGCCGAGGCCGTGCGGGCGCGCCTGCGCCGCGCGTCCGAGCGCGGGCACGGCGGCGACGACATGGCGGCGGCCTACAAGGCGTCCTGA
- a CDS encoding response regulator transcription factor, whose translation MRILVVDDDKAVRDSLRRSLAFNGYQVELAEDGQAALDMMVDSRPDALVLDVMMPRLDGLEVCRRLRSAGDALPILVLTARDAVSDRVAGLDAGADDYLPKPFALEELLARLRALLRRRTPEEIADAAAGRTKALEFADLSLDPDTRDVRRGDRAISLTRTEFSLLELLLAYPRRVLTRGQILEQVWGYDFPTSGNALEVYVGYLRRKTEADGEPRLIHTVRGVGYVLRESPP comes from the coding sequence ATGCGCATTCTGGTCGTCGACGACGACAAGGCCGTGCGGGATTCGCTCCGCCGGTCTCTCGCCTTCAACGGCTACCAGGTCGAGCTCGCCGAGGACGGTCAGGCGGCGCTGGACATGATGGTCGACTCGCGCCCTGACGCCCTCGTCCTGGACGTGATGATGCCGCGCCTGGACGGCCTGGAGGTGTGCCGGCGGCTGCGCAGCGCCGGTGACGCCCTGCCGATCCTCGTGCTCACCGCGCGCGACGCCGTCTCCGACCGGGTGGCGGGCCTCGACGCCGGCGCCGACGACTACCTCCCGAAGCCGTTCGCGCTGGAGGAGCTGCTGGCCCGGCTGCGTGCGCTGCTGCGCCGCCGGACGCCGGAGGAGATCGCCGACGCGGCGGCCGGGCGGACCAAGGCGCTGGAGTTCGCGGACCTCTCGCTGGACCCGGACACCCGCGACGTCCGCCGCGGCGACCGCGCGATCTCGTTGACGCGCACCGAGTTCTCGCTGCTCGAGCTGCTCCTGGCCTACCCGCGGCGGGTGCTGACCCGCGGTCAGATCCTGGAGCAGGTCTGGGGCTACGACTTCCCGACCAGCGGTAACGCGCTCGAGGTCTACGTCGGGTACCTGCGGCGCAAGACCGAGGCCGACGGCGAACCCCGGCTGATCCACACCGTGCGCGGGGTCGGCTACGTGCTGCGGGAGTCGCCGCCGTGA
- a CDS encoding sensor histidine kinase, which yields MTDVDTRAEPAPPRTSGGSRERFTLRARIGVLAALVAAAMVLLVSAAAFLVVRQNLSSTLDETLYQRATAAAQSELASPQLLATIPPTVLGAADLHIALVYSSGLAAAADETSRPPVGDDELAVAQGRLSESIRTASLGRVPYRVVAVQAGPGRALVIAQQLDSVTKVVSRLGTALPLVGLGGVILAALAGFAVARTGLRPVQRLTAATERVATTGDLRPIPISGSDELARLTQSFNAMLGALAASREQQRRLVADAGHELRTPLTSLRTNLELLAAADAPDAPSLPPEDRQELLIDVRAQVEELSHLVGDLVELARDDAPMVTTEALELGEIVERALARVRRRAGDTTFDVTLHRWTIDGDSTALERAVLNLLDNAAKWSPPGGRVRVSMIPMPDASMVIEVADSGAGIAPEDLPHVFDRFYRADTSRTMPGSGLGLSIVAQAAARHGGAVWAGQAPEGGALLALRLPGRPPEPDPSP from the coding sequence GTGACCGATGTCGACACCCGGGCCGAGCCCGCTCCGCCGAGGACCTCGGGCGGCAGCCGGGAGCGGTTCACGCTGCGCGCCCGGATCGGGGTGCTGGCCGCGCTGGTCGCGGCGGCGATGGTGCTCCTGGTCTCGGCCGCGGCGTTCCTCGTCGTCCGGCAGAACCTCTCCAGCACCCTGGACGAGACGCTCTACCAGCGGGCGACCGCGGCCGCGCAGAGCGAGCTGGCCAGCCCGCAGCTGCTGGCCACGATCCCGCCGACCGTGCTCGGTGCGGCCGACCTGCACATCGCGCTCGTCTACTCCTCCGGTCTGGCCGCCGCCGCCGACGAGACGTCGCGGCCCCCGGTCGGCGACGACGAGCTCGCCGTGGCCCAGGGCCGTCTGAGCGAGTCCATCCGCACGGCGTCGCTGGGCCGTGTGCCCTACCGGGTCGTCGCGGTGCAGGCCGGTCCCGGTCGGGCACTGGTGATCGCCCAGCAGCTCGACAGCGTGACCAAGGTCGTGTCCCGACTCGGGACGGCGTTACCGCTGGTCGGGCTGGGCGGGGTGATCCTGGCCGCGCTGGCCGGGTTCGCTGTGGCGCGCACCGGCCTGCGCCCGGTGCAGCGGCTGACCGCGGCGACCGAGCGCGTCGCGACCACCGGGGACCTGCGTCCGATCCCGATCAGCGGATCCGACGAGCTGGCCCGGCTGACCCAGAGCTTCAACGCGATGCTCGGCGCGCTCGCCGCGTCCCGCGAGCAGCAGCGGCGCCTGGTCGCCGACGCCGGGCACGAGCTGCGGACGCCGCTGACGTCGCTGCGCACGAACCTGGAGCTGCTCGCCGCGGCCGACGCGCCGGACGCCCCGTCGCTGCCGCCCGAGGACCGCCAGGAACTGCTGATCGACGTCCGTGCGCAGGTCGAGGAGCTCTCGCACCTGGTCGGGGACCTGGTCGAGCTGGCGCGTGACGACGCGCCGATGGTCACCACCGAGGCCCTGGAGCTGGGCGAGATCGTGGAACGGGCGCTGGCCCGGGTCCGGCGCCGGGCCGGGGACACGACGTTCGACGTCACGCTGCACCGCTGGACGATCGACGGCGACTCCACCGCCCTGGAGCGCGCGGTGCTGAACCTGCTCGACAACGCCGCCAAGTGGAGCCCGCCCGGTGGCCGGGTCCGGGTGTCGATGATCCCGATGCCGGACGCCTCGATGGTGATCGAGGTGGCCGACTCCGGGGCCGGGATCGCGCCCGAGGACCTGCCGCACGTGTTCGACCGCTTCTACCGGGCCGACACCTCCCGGACGATGCCCGGCTCCGGCCTCGGCCTGTCGATCGTGGCGCAGGCCGCGGCCCGGCACGGGGGAGCGGTGTGGGCCGGACAGGCACCGGAGGGCGGGGCACTGCTCGCGCTGCGTCTCCCGGGTCGACCGCCGGAACCCGACCCCAGCCCATAG